The Candidatus Hydrogenedens sp. genome has a window encoding:
- a CDS encoding glycosyl hydrolase family 28-related protein produces the protein MRFLLIGILLLLVGNIKADTQSPYAINVTDFGAKNDGSADATQAFQQALDKAGEIGGAIVLVPAGTYKILGNLKIPAGVTLQGTFQTPPTSHYPNKPNLVGSVLHAYAGKNQSETEPFITLAGNNATLAGFIISYPEWSKEIVPPIPYPPAVYSKGTTDVAVYDCCIINPYEALHFQDSARMMIRNVFGYPSFRGLYIDACYDISRVENCHFWPFGVNYNPNDPYCLWINENGVAFEFARTDWQYVTHTFCFGYGVGYKFSRTKNGACNGSFLGIGADCCRRAVLVEDLQPYGLLITNGEFVGRWESTDSAGIEILPDAGHGKISLNNCAFWGPLDRCIWHRSNQTQLTVIGTNFWEWDINSKGHPAVQIDRGKMILQGNTFSLGLLHSVIGRDITSAIISGNQAEGGLYVINYAGKKTQMALNEMPPDLPKKDALKNYILNIGSVGDRNFLKNWHGTESAPEWKKPGASKRWTKQQSLMRVPVLVDKEYTLTLDAYIPPQAKHADNTILINDEPLLSIGDKEGFQKISVKIPPQQQDFIMIGIRSHTWIPKDYDPNSKDTRQLGFAVSQIQMKTRFAPKEPFILNRLFSSIPK, from the coding sequence ATGCGGTTTCTTTTAATAGGTATACTTCTTCTTTTAGTAGGGAATATAAAAGCAGATACCCAGTCTCCCTATGCTATTAATGTAACTGATTTTGGAGCAAAAAATGATGGCTCTGCCGATGCGACACAAGCATTTCAACAGGCGTTAGATAAAGCCGGTGAAATAGGAGGAGCGATTGTCCTTGTTCCCGCAGGAACATATAAAATTTTAGGCAATTTAAAAATCCCCGCGGGTGTAACATTACAGGGGACTTTTCAAACTCCTCCCACTTCCCATTATCCTAACAAACCGAATCTCGTAGGCTCTGTTCTTCATGCCTACGCAGGTAAAAACCAATCGGAAACAGAACCATTTATCACCCTCGCCGGTAATAATGCCACATTAGCAGGGTTTATCATATCCTACCCGGAATGGTCAAAAGAAATTGTTCCTCCCATACCCTATCCTCCTGCGGTTTACTCAAAGGGGACAACAGATGTTGCCGTATATGACTGCTGTATCATTAATCCTTATGAAGCACTCCATTTTCAGGACTCTGCCCGAATGATGATTCGAAATGTATTTGGATACCCATCTTTTCGGGGTCTATATATTGATGCTTGTTATGATATTTCCCGCGTAGAAAATTGTCATTTCTGGCCCTTTGGTGTTAATTACAATCCTAATGACCCCTATTGCCTTTGGATAAATGAAAATGGTGTTGCCTTTGAATTTGCCCGAACCGACTGGCAATATGTAACACATACCTTCTGCTTCGGTTATGGTGTTGGTTATAAATTTTCCCGAACAAAAAACGGTGCATGTAACGGTAGTTTTTTAGGTATTGGTGCAGACTGTTGTCGTCGTGCGGTATTGGTCGAGGATTTACAACCTTATGGTTTATTAATAACCAACGGTGAATTTGTCGGACGCTGGGAAAGCACAGACTCCGCTGGTATCGAAATACTTCCGGATGCAGGGCATGGGAAAATCAGTCTAAACAATTGTGCCTTTTGGGGACCCTTAGACCGTTGTATCTGGCATCGGAGTAATCAAACGCAATTAACCGTCATTGGCACTAATTTCTGGGAATGGGATATTAATAGTAAAGGGCATCCCGCTGTGCAAATAGACCGTGGAAAAATGATATTACAAGGGAACACATTCTCTTTAGGTTTACTTCATTCCGTAATTGGTAGAGATATTACTTCTGCCATCATTAGCGGGAACCAAGCCGAAGGAGGGCTTTATGTGATAAATTATGCCGGCAAAAAAACACAAATGGCTTTGAATGAAATGCCACCTGATTTACCTAAAAAAGATGCCCTCAAAAACTATATTTTGAATATAGGAAGTGTTGGAGACCGAAATTTCCTTAAGAATTGGCACGGAACCGAATCCGCACCTGAATGGAAAAAACCAGGGGCATCCAAACGCTGGACAAAACAACAATCGTTAATGAGAGTTCCCGTCTTGGTAGATAAGGAATATACGCTTACTTTAGATGCATACATACCTCCACAAGCAAAACACGCTGATAATACTATTTTAATAAACGATGAGCCTTTGCTTTCAATCGGTGATAAGGAAGGTTTTCAGAAAATTTCTGTAAAGATACCTCCACAACAACAAGATTTCATAATGATTGGCATTCGTTCCCATACATGGATACCCAAAGATTATGACCCGAATTCAAAGGATACCCGACAATTAG
- a CDS encoding carboxypeptidase regulatory-like domain-containing protein: protein MSYKKMFVLLLGAVILISAQGCKPVVVVSIKSLDFGSTETQKTFEVWNKTSGNMEFEITKTANWLTVNPASGTSQGASDKKIITVTVSRTGLQQGTYSDTLKVKSPQDGEELVTVNMTVGGGQEGEQEGTPEGTTEGTTEGTTEGTTEGTTEGTTEGTTEGTTEGTTEGTTEGEGEGQSEPNISITGWINDTKTNPIAYATVELVSTSFKVYSDQPGLYMIENVPKGSYVLSVTKEGYAPYSTEVEVGDILPVTVNVTLAKQIKIQDVPNIENGATVIDLEGNGIKIPPNSVFDEAGNPVVGPVEVYITPLDFSQPNDILAFPGGFQGVPASKQGERVDLESFALADFTIKKDGKEVSLDTSAKADNPAEITLDLPDDSPMNAGEEVPLWYFDEEKGIWIESGKGTVYNDGGNKYYKAPVQHLTWWNCDAPITDKTCIQGYIKDDEGKPVAGAVIKAIGVSYNGVTIVYSDTTGFFCVNVKGNSTVTIEVYLPGSQIPVYQQNFNANTVGNSCETDNCMDIGNITAAFNSCIQGTVTDSNGNPIGNVTVRSSAGTEAITDRSGYYCLKAVGGVPITVFVIGRPSVTVLSQTNTSCSAGDCAVADIKVEYPKEDSYVGLMNVTLNKQSYLTKVTQYLISPSAIFASFTDNPISVVNDQCSVHTYQYNFSQEQHGNDNLPQINWTGLDPGAPGLFQSVDKAVDLIRMSDTYFQEIGTVQPWMYSTFILDYTNPLYTTNEQPNFDASWPGGFDIGAFSVSGQIPPQLEVTSPEITQTLYGSTFDFNPEQDMNIVWNAPETPVPGSFIEVTLSGTSYIFNGDREVANVVVINCTLMDDGSHVIPKELLQQLPVGSINQPAFFNLTISRCYLQEFPVPLVKGGNGKFLVNAQTIVTAYKSTNIPIPVK from the coding sequence ATGAGTTATAAAAAAATGTTCGTACTGCTTTTGGGTGCTGTTATTTTGATTTCAGCACAAGGATGTAAACCTGTGGTTGTTGTGAGCATCAAGTCTCTGGACTTCGGTAGCACAGAAACACAAAAAACATTTGAGGTCTGGAATAAAACTTCAGGTAACATGGAATTTGAAATTACTAAAACAGCAAACTGGTTAACTGTAAACCCCGCATCGGGAACCAGTCAAGGTGCTTCTGATAAGAAAATAATAACTGTGACTGTTTCCCGTACTGGACTACAACAAGGGACATACTCCGATACTTTAAAAGTCAAATCCCCTCAGGATGGTGAAGAACTCGTTACAGTGAATATGACTGTAGGCGGAGGTCAAGAAGGAGAGCAAGAAGGAACACCAGAAGGGACTACCGAAGGCACCACCGAAGGAACCACCGAGGGTACCACCGAAGGAACCACCGAGGGTACCACCGAAGGAACCACCGAGGGTACCACCGAAGGAACCACCGAAGGAACCACCGAAGGAGAAGGTGAAGGGCAATCGGAACCCAATATCTCTATTACAGGTTGGATAAATGACACAAAAACAAATCCTATAGCATATGCAACCGTTGAATTGGTAAGCACAAGTTTTAAGGTATATTCCGACCAGCCTGGATTATATATGATAGAGAATGTTCCCAAAGGCTCTTATGTTCTTTCTGTTACAAAAGAGGGTTATGCTCCTTACAGTACAGAAGTTGAAGTTGGGGATATCCTGCCAGTAACAGTAAATGTTACCCTTGCAAAACAAATCAAAATTCAGGATGTCCCTAATATCGAAAATGGTGCTACGGTTATAGACCTGGAAGGAAACGGTATAAAGATTCCACCTAATTCCGTATTTGATGAAGCAGGGAACCCTGTTGTTGGACCTGTAGAAGTATATATAACTCCTTTGGATTTCTCTCAACCCAATGATATCCTGGCCTTCCCGGGAGGATTCCAAGGAGTGCCCGCATCAAAACAGGGAGAACGCGTTGATTTAGAATCTTTTGCTCTTGCCGACTTTACCATTAAGAAGGACGGGAAAGAAGTTTCATTAGATACTTCCGCAAAAGCAGATAACCCTGCTGAAATAACTCTTGACCTTCCGGATGATTCGCCCATGAATGCCGGTGAAGAAGTGCCATTATGGTATTTTGATGAAGAAAAAGGTATCTGGATAGAATCAGGCAAAGGAACAGTTTATAACGATGGAGGCAATAAATATTATAAAGCACCTGTTCAGCATTTAACATGGTGGAATTGTGACGCACCTATTACGGATAAAACCTGCATTCAGGGTTATATAAAAGACGATGAAGGAAAACCTGTAGCGGGTGCAGTAATCAAGGCAATTGGTGTCTCCTATAACGGAGTTACTATTGTATACTCCGATACTACAGGCTTCTTCTGCGTCAATGTAAAAGGAAATTCCACAGTTACGATTGAGGTGTATTTGCCCGGTTCGCAAATTCCTGTATACCAACAAAATTTCAATGCAAATACAGTCGGAAATTCTTGTGAAACAGATAATTGCATGGATATTGGTAATATTACTGCAGCATTTAATAGTTGCATTCAGGGAACAGTTACGGATAGTAACGGGAATCCTATAGGGAATGTGACTGTTCGTTCTTCCGCTGGAACCGAAGCCATTACGGATAGGTCGGGATATTATTGCTTGAAGGCTGTTGGTGGCGTTCCAATTACTGTATTTGTGATCGGTCGTCCATCGGTAACGGTTCTCAGTCAAACGAACACATCCTGCTCTGCAGGTGATTGTGCCGTTGCAGACATAAAAGTAGAATATCCCAAAGAGGATTCCTATGTCGGATTGATGAATGTTACCTTAAATAAACAATCCTACTTAACGAAAGTAACCCAATACTTAATTTCTCCCTCAGCAATCTTTGCTTCATTTACAGACAATCCTATATCTGTAGTTAATGACCAGTGCTCTGTTCATACCTACCAATATAACTTTTCACAAGAACAACATGGGAATGATAATCTTCCCCAAATTAATTGGACAGGACTTGACCCCGGCGCTCCCGGTTTGTTCCAGTCTGTAGACAAAGCCGTTGATTTGATTAGAATGTCCGATACCTATTTTCAAGAAATAGGGACGGTTCAACCGTGGATGTATTCTACTTTCATTTTGGATTATACAAATCCACTTTACACGACTAACGAACAACCCAATTTTGATGCTTCCTGGCCCGGTGGTTTCGATATTGGAGCATTTTCCGTTAGTGGACAGATTCCGCCTCAATTAGAAGTTACTTCTCCGGAAATAACACAAACATTATATGGTTCAACATTTGATTTCAATCCTGAGCAAGACATGAACATAGTATGGAATGCTCCGGAAACACCTGTTCCGGGAAGTTTTATTGAAGTAACTCTTTCAGGAACAAGTTATATTTTCAATGGAGATAGAGAGGTGGCTAATGTAGTTGTAATTAATTGCACCCTCATGGATGATGGGTCTCATGTAATTCCAAAAGAATTATTACAACAACTGCCTGTGGGTTCTATTAACCAACCTGCATTTTTCAATCTGACAATCTCTCGGTGTTATTTGCAAGAATTTCCTGTCCCATTAGTGAAAGGCGGCAATGGGAAATTCCTAGTCAATGCACAAACTATAGTAACAGCATATAAATCAACAAACATACCCATTCCTGTTAAATAA
- a CDS encoding glycosyltransferase family 2 protein, producing the protein MNTSEIKSCPSISVIIPCYNEAENIPLLVEGIDRVFKERVKGDYECILVDDGSNDSTPEVIELLKSSYPCIVPIRLKKNSGQSYALYKGLKFARGEYIIILDGDLQNDPNDIPKLLDKLQTVDFVQGYREERKDDWLRTWISRQANRIIRWLLDNPVRDTGCALKAMRRACIEYIIPFNGSHRYYAFLVHSAGFCVAEIPVAHNPRKYGTSKYNISGRLFKTLFDILGLFWWKKRVLRRGE; encoded by the coding sequence GTGAATACATCAGAGATAAAATCCTGTCCTTCTATTTCTGTTATTATCCCGTGCTATAACGAGGCCGAAAATATCCCATTGCTGGTAGAGGGGATAGACCGTGTGTTTAAGGAAAGAGTTAAAGGAGACTATGAATGCATTCTTGTAGATGATGGTAGTAATGATTCAACGCCAGAAGTTATTGAATTATTAAAATCTTCTTATCCTTGTATTGTTCCTATTCGTTTGAAGAAAAATTCGGGGCAATCTTATGCCTTGTATAAAGGATTGAAATTTGCACGAGGAGAATATATTATTATTCTGGATGGTGATTTGCAAAATGACCCGAACGACATTCCAAAATTGCTTGATAAATTACAAACAGTAGATTTTGTTCAAGGATATCGGGAGGAACGGAAGGATGATTGGCTTCGCACCTGGATTAGCCGACAGGCAAACCGTATTATTCGCTGGCTTTTGGATAACCCTGTTCGTGATACAGGTTGTGCCTTAAAAGCAATGCGAAGGGCATGTATAGAATATATTATTCCTTTCAATGGCTCTCACCGTTATTATGCTTTTTTGGTGCATTCCGCAGGTTTCTGTGTTGCAGAGATTCCTGTTGCTCACAATCCGCGAAAATATGGAACTTCTAAATATAACATTTCGGGGCGGCTTTTTAAGACATTGTTTGATATTTTAGGACTTTTCTGGTGGAAGAAAAGGGTGCTTCGTAGAGGGGAATAA
- a CDS encoding sulfotransferase: protein MEYKMVFLIGPPRSGTTMLERMLSSHSLIQGGPEPHILTPLAHLGVWAKVDKAPYDHILSAEAQKLFVQQLPNKENDYWKACRAYCDVLYGQYLIAKGNKRICLDKTPAYSLVLPFIAKVYPDAKYIILTRHPLATFSSFANSFFDGDYKVANEHNPILNRYIPAIADFLRKKEVDIYHIRYEELVKKPEEQFEKICSFLEIPFEVEAIDYGKSEDENRQQGLGDPLGVKQHTRPTTASLKKWVEELSTDPDKLTMMQNIINQIADEDLVIFGYPKETLWKPMEEAQGKKIQPKRQKLNRYLLERKAIIFLRSQARKHAFFRRWLEKLRLACDVLLRE, encoded by the coding sequence ATGGAATATAAAATGGTATTTCTAATAGGTCCCCCGCGTTCTGGCACAACCATGTTAGAACGGATGCTTTCTTCTCACTCATTAATACAGGGAGGTCCCGAACCGCATATTTTGACACCATTAGCCCATTTGGGCGTGTGGGCCAAAGTGGATAAAGCCCCTTATGACCATATCCTTTCCGCAGAGGCACAAAAACTTTTCGTTCAGCAATTGCCCAACAAAGAAAATGATTATTGGAAAGCATGCCGCGCTTATTGCGATGTTCTTTATGGACAATATCTCATTGCAAAAGGGAATAAACGAATTTGTCTGGATAAAACCCCTGCATATTCTTTAGTCCTGCCCTTTATTGCGAAAGTGTATCCGGACGCAAAATACATTATTCTCACACGGCACCCTTTGGCAACTTTTTCTTCGTTTGCCAATTCATTTTTTGATGGGGATTATAAAGTTGCTAATGAACACAACCCTATCCTAAATCGTTATATCCCCGCTATTGCTGACTTTCTCCGCAAAAAGGAAGTAGATATATATCATATTCGATACGAGGAGCTCGTAAAGAAGCCCGAAGAACAATTCGAAAAAATATGTTCTTTCCTCGAAATTCCTTTTGAGGTTGAGGCTATTGACTATGGCAAATCAGAAGATGAAAATCGTCAACAGGGATTGGGAGACCCGTTAGGGGTTAAGCAACATACCCGCCCTACAACGGCTTCATTAAAAAAATGGGTTGAGGAACTAAGCACAGACCCCGATAAACTAACAATGATGCAGAACATTATAAATCAGATTGCAGATGAAGACCTTGTTATTTTCGGCTACCCCAAAGAAACTCTGTGGAAGCCAATGGAAGAAGCACAAGGGAAGAAAATTCAACCTAAAAGGCAAAAACTCAATCGTTACTTATTAGAACGGAAAGCGATTATTTTCCTTCGTTCTCAGGCGCGAAAACATGCATTCTTCCGCCGATGGCTGGAAAAATTACGACTGGCTTGTGATGTGCTTCTAAGAGAATAA
- a CDS encoding serine hydrolase, with product MHVPKLLDKNHVSGTVLAFVCGDTVVLKGYGKLGFDLDEPMDAKKTPVFVASLSKLFTAVGILQIYEQGKLSLDVDVNQYMNDFLIAYPFAEPITIHHLLTHTAGFDDRFLGMGARTKDYVLPLGEYLSRRLPPIIFPPGTAISYSNHGFALLGHIIEEVSGKKFNDYMKEYLFEPLEMSNSRFDGTYPEDLKLPKPYLEYLGRSEVIKMDFAQTPPASSLCTTAEDFSHFLIALLNGGRYKNHSLLRASTVLLMQTPRYKLHPLLPGYACCWEERFINGKKVLQHSGLTWGFSSHTLIIPEERFGLFISINKGEHTFINELIPLLIRKFSLPVRNVENIRKHPSFVDKSFYHQITGFYRHNRYCRSDYFKLATFLPGMTHEYYICGNASEKTLTMKYLAFQSGEWKVEEIGDMLWGRKNTNGEVASVPRITFIKSYQKRPYQLVMGNDVYEPIYFWETKLFQYVVFFACAAVYLMNLWIVGLRFVVMCFTSWVCKKSIRFNINYLQLLTLFFLIYNLCFGGYIFLFLKPQTLGYGTPLGLFILLGIPFFLLLLTMLATIRFLFNLKEWSKQRFFDLLSLLSCYGFLFLLYYWNILDFHWRGWSI from the coding sequence GTGCATGTTCCAAAATTATTAGATAAAAATCATGTTTCAGGGACGGTGCTTGCTTTCGTGTGTGGGGATACAGTAGTTTTGAAAGGATACGGTAAGTTAGGATTTGACCTTGATGAACCTATGGATGCAAAGAAAACACCTGTTTTTGTTGCTTCACTGTCAAAACTTTTTACTGCGGTAGGAATTTTACAAATTTATGAGCAGGGAAAACTATCCCTGGATGTAGATGTCAATCAATATATGAACGATTTCCTAATCGCATATCCTTTTGCAGAGCCGATTACCATTCATCATCTTCTCACACATACGGCTGGCTTTGATGACCGTTTTTTAGGTATGGGTGCCCGAACGAAAGATTATGTTTTGCCGTTGGGAGAATATTTGTCAAGAAGGTTACCTCCCATAATTTTTCCGCCTGGGACTGCTATTAGTTATTCCAATCATGGGTTTGCTTTGTTAGGGCATATAATTGAGGAAGTTTCTGGAAAAAAATTTAATGATTATATGAAGGAATATCTATTTGAACCTCTGGAAATGTCTAATAGCCGATTTGATGGAACTTATCCTGAAGATTTAAAACTTCCCAAACCGTATCTGGAATATCTGGGCAGGTCTGAAGTAATTAAAATGGATTTTGCACAAACACCACCAGCTTCCAGTTTATGCACAACAGCAGAGGACTTTTCTCATTTTCTAATTGCCTTGCTCAATGGAGGAAGGTATAAAAATCATTCATTATTGCGAGCCTCTACAGTTTTATTAATGCAGACGCCGCGATATAAACTACATCCACTTCTGCCCGGTTATGCCTGCTGTTGGGAAGAACGGTTTATTAATGGGAAAAAAGTCTTACAACATTCTGGGTTAACTTGGGGGTTCAGTAGCCATACATTAATTATTCCTGAAGAACGATTTGGACTGTTTATATCCATTAATAAAGGGGAACATACATTTATTAATGAATTAATTCCCTTACTGATTAGAAAATTTTCTTTGCCTGTGAGGAATGTCGAAAATATTCGAAAACATCCCTCATTTGTTGATAAGTCGTTTTATCACCAAATCACAGGATTTTATCGGCATAATCGTTATTGCAGAAGCGACTATTTTAAGTTGGCTACTTTCCTTCCGGGAATGACCCATGAATACTATATCTGCGGAAATGCATCCGAGAAGACCCTCACGATGAAATATCTGGCTTTCCAATCCGGGGAGTGGAAAGTCGAAGAGATAGGAGATATGTTATGGGGTAGAAAAAATACAAATGGGGAAGTTGCAAGTGTTCCGAGAATAACTTTCATAAAGAGTTATCAAAAGAGACCGTATCAACTTGTAATGGGGAACGATGTTTATGAACCGATTTATTTCTGGGAGACGAAACTTTTTCAGTATGTTGTATTTTTTGCGTGTGCGGCAGTTTATCTGATGAATTTATGGATAGTTGGGCTTCGCTTTGTGGTAATGTGTTTTACTTCATGGGTCTGTAAAAAATCTATTAGATTTAATATAAATTATCTTCAATTATTGACCCTTTTCTTTCTTATTTACAATCTTTGTTTTGGAGGATATATTTTCTTATTCTTGAAACCTCAAACATTGGGTTATGGAACACCTCTGGGGCTTTTTATCCTTTTGGGAATTCCTTTCTTTTTGTTGTTGCTAACAATGCTTGCAACTATTCGATTTCTCTTTAACTTAAAAGAGTGGAGTAAGCAGAGGTTCTTTGATTTGTTATCGCTTCTTTCTTGTTATGGTTTCCTGTTCCTTTTGTATTATTGGAATATTCTGGATTTTCATTGGAGAGGATGGAGTATATGA